The Fretibacterium sp. OH1220_COT-178 nucleotide sequence CCCCCGTGGCGAGCACGAAGATCGTGTCCCCGTCCCACATCGAGTGCGCCGGGCGCATCGCCCGCGCAAAGCCGTCGTGCGCCATTGAGGCGGCCTTCGCGGCCTGCGGCTTCGAGAGGCGTCCGTTCGTGACCACTACCCCGATCGTCGTGTTGCCGGCGAAGAGGTTGCCCGTGTCCGCGTAGCGGCGGCACATCTCGAGCTCGGTGTCCAGGACCGTCTGCCGGCCCTCGTCCAGGAGACCCGCAAGGACGGACCCCGTGTCGGGGTCCAGAACGTCCCCCAGGCAGTTCACCGCAACCGCGCTCGCCACCCGGAGGGCCCCGCACTCCAGCCCATAATGGCCAAAGCCGCCCTTCATCGCACGCTCCATGCCGCACAGCTTGCCCACGGAGGCCCCCGTCCCGGCCCCCACGCTGCCCTGTGCCGGCGGCTCCGCCACGGCGTTTTGGCAGGCCGCGTACCCCATGGCCCTATCGGGCCGCACCCTGGGGTCCCCCACCGGAAGGTCGAAGAGCGAGGCGCCGCAGACGATGGGGACGCGCGCCACCTGGACGTTGAACCCGACGCCTCGCTCCTCCAGGCAGGCCATCACGCCGGAGGCCGCGTCGAGCCCGAAGGCGCTGCCGCCGCTCAGAACCACCGCGTGGATCCTCTCCACCAGGTTCACGGGGTTCAGGAGGTCCGTCTCGCGCGTCGCGGGGGCCCCGCCCCGCACGTCCACCCCGGCCACCGCTCCGGCCTCGCAGATCAGGACGGTACAGCCCGTGCCCGCCTCCGCGTCCTGGGCATGGCCGACGCGAAGCCCCGGGATGTCGGTGATCGCAATTTCCCTGAACATCGCGGCCACCCTACCGGGCCAGGAAGGACAGGACCTTCCCGATGGCGATGAGGACGCCCGTGATCCCCTCTCCGCCCAGGAGGCCCGACGCCACCACGAC carries:
- a CDS encoding P1 family peptidase, translated to MFREIAITDIPGLRVGHAQDAEAGTGCTVLICEAGAVAGVDVRGGAPATRETDLLNPVNLVERIHAVVLSGGSAFGLDAASGVMACLEERGVGFNVQVARVPIVCGASLFDLPVGDPRVRPDRAMGYAACQNAVAEPPAQGSVGAGTGASVGKLCGMERAMKGGFGHYGLECGALRVASAVAVNCLGDVLDPDTGSVLAGLLDEGRQTVLDTELEMCRRYADTGNLFAGNTTIGVVVTNGRLSKPQAAKAASMAHDGFARAMRPAHSMWDGDTIFVLATGEVEVDVNVVGILGAQTMARAIANAVMYAEPAYGLPAARDLPKTA